A window of Microbacterium lushaniae genomic DNA:
GCCTGGCCCGGACCGCTGGCGGCACTGCTCGTGCTGCCCTACCTCGTCGTGGTGTGGCCCTACCGCACCGTGACGGATGCGACGGCGGAGCGGGCGACGGCCGGATGGCGCCGCTTCCTGTGGGTGAATCAGCTGGCCGGATTCGGGGCCACGATGCTGCTCATCTGGTGGTCACTCATCCGCACGCCCGGCTGAGCCGCCGCTCCCGGGGCCGTCGTGCAGCAGGGCCTCGAGCGCCTGCCGGTGTCGACGATACGCAGCGCTGACATCTGTTTGGACAAGTCTGAATCCGACAGGTGGAGGTGGTCACGCAGGAAGGCGAAGTCCGTGCCATTGCTGGCGGCGAGGATAGCCATCGCCGCGAGCCGCTTCGGGGCGTGGATGACCGCATCCAGGTCGGTCAGGGGCGAGCTCACGCCAGTCGGTCCCGGACTTGCCGGACAGCGCGGGGATACACGACCCGCTCGTATGCCCAGGTCATGGCAAGCGTCGTGACGAAGACGGCACTGAGTCCGAATTGCCACCCGAGGAGCATCCACACCGCGACGCTGACCGCCACGGATCCGGCGAATGCCAGGAAGCACCAGCGGTACGCGTGTGCGATCTCGTCGGGTGCCGACCCCATTCTCGGTGAGGTGCCCGACTTGACCCGGTGGGCACCGTAGAACACGCTGACGGCGGTGCGGCCGGGCGGCTGCTGCAGGTCCTGAGGGATCAGAACCTGCAGCAGCGCGACCTCACTCCTCGCCCTGCGACTCCTCGAGGGCGAGCAGACGCTCGACGGCGGCGGTCAGACGGGCGTCGGCCTCGCCGAAGGCGGCGAAGTCGCCGGCCTGCAGTGCGGCCTGACGCTCGGTCAGGGCCGTGCGGGCCTCCTCGAGCGCTGCCTCGTACTCGTCCGCCGGGACCGACGGGGTCTCCGGCTCCTCGCCGGTGTCTTCGCCAGGCTCCGTGGGAGCCTGGTCGGGCTCGGTCGGGATGACTTCGCCGTCGCCGGTGTCGGCACCGGAATCGCCGCCGAAGAGCACGTCGAGCGCTTCGCTGAGGGTGTCCTCGAAGGCGATCTGGTCGCCGAAGGCCACCAGGACGCGCCGCAGCTGGGGCAGCTGCGTACCACCGGAGGACTGCACGAACACCGGTTGGACGTAGAGCAGACCGCCGCCGACGGGGAGGGTCAGCAGGTTCCCGTTGAGCACTTCGGACTGGCCCTGCTGCAGGATGTTGATCTGCGACGAGACCGCGGTGTCGGAGTCGAAGGTGTTCTGCACCTGGCCGGGCCCGGGGACGGTCGTGGCGGAGTCGATGACCAGCATCCGCAGCTTGCCGTAGCCCTCACCCTTGACCCCGGCCTCGGCGCCGGCGTTGGAGTCGACCGCGAGATAGCCCGTGAGCACGTTGCGGCTGGCACCCTGGGACGACGGGATGAAGGTCGTGAACATCGAGTACGTCGGCACGTCCTGACCGGGCATCTGCATGGTCAGGTAGTACGGCGGCTGGAGGCGGTCGCCGTCCTGCGGGTCATCCGGCGTCGCCCACGCGTTGTCGCGCTGGTAGAACGAGCGCGCGTCGTCGACGTGGTAGACCCCGAGCATCGCCCGCTGCACCTTGAACAGATCGGTCGGGTAGCGCACGTGCGCCATGAGGTCGGCCGACATCTCGCTGTACGGCTTCAGCGTCGTCGGGTACACGTTCTGCCACGACTGCAGCACGGGATCCTCGTCGTCCCACGCGTACAGGGTCACGCTGCCGTCGTATGCGTCGACGGTCGCCTTGACGGAGTTGCGGATGTAGTTGATCTCATCCAGCGCGTAGCGCGGTGCGACGTTGTTGGAGTCGGCGATCGCCTGCGACAGGCTGACCCCCGAGGAGTACGGGTAGTTCGCGCTCGTGGTGTACCCGTCGATGACCCACTTGATGCGGC
This region includes:
- a CDS encoding transcriptional regulator, whose product is MAILAASNGTDFAFLRDHLHLSDSDLSKQMSALRIVDTGRRSRPCCTTAPGAAAQPGVRMSDHQMSSIVAPNPAS